The Acidimicrobiales bacterium genomic sequence TGCGGCGGAAGATGGCGTCGCGCTCGCGCTCGTAGTACTCGGGTGAGATCGAGTCCTCGTAGGACACAGGGCCCGTCCCCAGCTCCGGATAGTGCTCGGTCCAGCTGCCTTCCGCAGGCTTGGTGAACAGCGGCATCCCGAAACGATATCAGGAATCTCAATTATGGAGAAGGGCGTTTCCACTCCGCATCATTGGCGCTTCCAGGCCATGAGATCAGCGTCTACCGGCACGCCAAAGGTCAGGAAGGCCATGGCGAGAAGGTCGTACGCGCCGACCGTGAACACCAGATCCATCCGCTGCTGTGTGTCGAGTTCGAGGGCGTCCCACGTGTCGTCGCTGATGCGGGCGCTGTCGAGCAACTCGTCGACCGCCCGTAGCAGCGGCGTGTTCGCCGGACCACGGGCGGCCACGATCTCCTCGTCGGTGAGGCCGACGTCGCCGCCGATGACGACGTGCTGCATCCACTCGTACTCGCATTGACGTAGCGCGGCGACGCGCAGGATCACGAGTTCGCGCGTGCGCAGGTCGAGAGTCGTCCCGTACAGCAGGTGGCCGACGAACCGGTGGTACGCCTCGGTGAGTCGCGGGTGGTGGGCGAGCGTGCCGAGCGCGTTGAGCGCCTTAGGTCGATCGCCTTCCGTCGTGAGGATCGGGTGGCGCGGGTTCTCGACGCGCAACGCCGCTACCGCGGCGCGCATCTCCGGTGGCCACTCGCCCGGCGGAATAGGTGGGATGCGCGGCGTCATCCCGTGTTCCGGCCGCCGTTGACGCCGATCACCTGCCCGGTGACGTAGCTCGCCTCGTCGCGGATCAGGAAGGAGGCCGCCGCCGCGATGTCTTCGGGCAGGCCGGCGCGGCGCACCGGGGTCGTAGCGATCGCGGCGTCGACGCCCGGCCCGAGCAGACCCTTCGCTTCGGCGGCGCGCAGCATCGGGGTGTCGATGAACCCCGGTGGGATGGTGTTGACGGTGATGCCGGCCGGGCCGAACTCGAGGGCCAGCGACTTGGTCAGCCCGATGACGCCCGCCTTGCTCGACACGTAGTGCGTCATGCGCTGCTGGCCGCCCTGCGCGCTCGACGACGAGATGTTCACGATGCGTCCCCATCCAGCCTCGACCATGTGCGGGATGACCGCCTGGCAGCACAGGAACGTACCGGTGAGGTTGATCGCCATCAGTCGATTCCACTCGTCGAGGGTGATGTCGAGGAACGGCTTGAAGCCCTCGATGCCGGCGTTGTTGACCAAAACCGTCGGTGCGCCCAACCGCGTCGCCACCTCGGCGACGGCGGCGTCGACCTGTGCCTTGTCTGACACGTCGACAGCGAAACTCGCCGCGCCGACCGACGCCTCGTTGAGGTCGAACACGGCGACGGTCAGGCCGTCCTTCACCAGGCGTTCGGCGATGGCGAGGCCGATGCCCGACGCGCCTCCGGTGACGATGGCGACGCGAGTCACTGCAGTTCTCCTTCGCGTAGTTGTTGGCGCAGCCGGAACTTCTGGACTTTGCCCGAAGGCGTGCGGGGGAAGTCGGAGACCACGTGCAGCGACTCGGGCCATTTCTGTTTCGTGAGGCCCGATGCCTGAAGGTGGGCCCGGACGTCGTCCAACGTCGGCGCCGACGCCGCCGGGTCGCGCAGGCGCATGACCGCGGCGGCCCGCTCGCCCAGCCGCTCGTCGGGCGCCGCCACCACGGCCACTTCGGCCACATGGGGCAAGCTCAGCATGAGTTCTTCGATCTCCTGGGCGCTGATGTTCTCGCCGCCGCGGATGATGATGTC encodes the following:
- a CDS encoding SDR family NAD(P)-dependent oxidoreductase; the encoded protein is MTRVAIVTGGASGIGLAIAERLVKDGLTVAVFDLNEASVGAASFAVDVSDKAQVDAAVAEVATRLGAPTVLVNNAGIEGFKPFLDITLDEWNRLMAINLTGTFLCCQAVIPHMVEAGWGRIVNISSSSAQGGQQRMTHYVSSKAGVIGLTKSLALEFGPAGITVNTIPPGFIDTPMLRAAEAKGLLGPGVDAAIATTPVRRAGLPEDIAAAASFLIRDEASYVTGQVIGVNGGRNTG
- a CDS encoding carboxymuconolactone decarboxylase family protein, producing MTPRIPPIPPGEWPPEMRAAVAALRVENPRHPILTTEGDRPKALNALGTLAHHPRLTEAYHRFVGHLLYGTTLDLRTRELVILRVAALRQCEYEWMQHVVIGGDVGLTDEEIVAARGPANTPLLRAVDELLDSARISDDTWDALELDTQQRMDLVFTVGAYDLLAMAFLTFGVPVDADLMAWKRQ